The Apis mellifera strain DH4 linkage group LG13, Amel_HAv3.1, whole genome shotgun sequence genome includes a region encoding these proteins:
- the LOC100577348 gene encoding uncharacterized protein LOC100577348 isoform X2 encodes MAEIPAPVHCYTNPSFCRQSEYIPEDRGGGDLPPPPQFQCGDDLPPPPPPLQLQCNGGQTNPAFQEIGESRRAERCGEAGGGRYGCYLENGNNSAHRRYGSVPFEERRYNQGSRYEYIEDIEERSDVQRRGSLRYPELIPRQQVQQRSAPAANQDDGREPQMPGCRNNSGGRYAVVPGDQDYQDEEAAWSTVKRVSSTRRHINTPQGRYSRVPLQEEEPPALPERNGQELSTSPKNNLATQKLHEILATPRKPPRSRSEERTLSPKRQHSFNQTGTPQRRALTPAGSPTGRTFSPTRSTPHGTPQNRTFTGGLHTSTPNKEPSARRCLPLLENPSRQQDVCPASNCGRLRYIGTAPVDLVTMGHGDPPPRYAYMENGLESMPMVSGSPRYQVIPAGQKRNGYQSVESAFIARTAVVPPLSPPNSDANTTLASGLEKNDRRNAPFLLVLVGILTCGLALYLSWTQGRRYYYDSAAGCGACCALAGACRTLRKTWTGLGLAGLSALSCAGLLLLAAKSPKPGTPLHDVTAGALCGVSLLGAVLALLALLSPRCNLGRHRRVHSWIPRLSP; translated from the exons ATGGCGGAAATACCGGCCCCCGTCCACTGTTACACGAATCCCTCGTTTTGCCGTCAATCTGAATACATACCGGAGGATCGGGGCGGCGGCGACCTGCCGCCGCCTCCTCAATTTCAATGCGGCGACGATCTACCACCGCCGCCCCCTCCGTTGCAACTGCAGTGCAACGGCGGCCAGACGAATCCCGCGTTTCAAGAAATCGGCGAGAGCAGAAGGGCGGAGAGGTGCGGGGAGGCGGGCGGAGGCAGATACGGTTGCTACCTCGAAAACGGTAACAACTCGGCGCATCGAAGGTATGGAAGCGTTCCGTTCGAGGAACGCCGGTACAACCAAGGTTCAAGGTACGAGTACATAGAGGATATAGAGGAGAGGAGCGACGTGCAGAGAAGGGGTTCCCTGAGGTACCCCGAGTTGATTCCGCGCCAGCAGGTGCAGCAACGTTCCGCACCGGCGGCCAACCAAGACGACGGGCGGGAACCGCAGATGCCCGGTTGCCGGAACAACAGCGGTGGAAGATACGCCGTTGTACCGGGTGATCAGGATTACCAGGACGAGGAAGCAGCGTGGAGCACGGTGAAGCGCGTATCCTCGACGCGGAGGCATATCAACACGCCGCAAG GGCGTTACAGCAGGGTGCCGTTGCAAGAGGAGGAACCGCCTGCTCTGCCGGAACGAAACGGTCAGGAACTGTCCACCTCGCCCAAGAATAACTTGGCCACGCAAAAATTGCACGAGATATTGGCCACACCCAGGAAGCCACCTCGATCCAGATCCGAGGAGAGGACGTTATCTCCAAAGAGGCAACACTCGTTCAATCAAACCGGTACGCCACAAAGAAGAGCCCTCACCCCAGCTGGTTCCCCAACCG GTCGAACGTTCAGCCCTACTCGTTCCACGCCGCATGGAACTCCTCAAAATCGTACATTCACCGGGGGGCTTCACACTTCAACCCCGAACAAAGAGCCATCCGCACGAAGATGCCTACCATTATTGGAAAACCCGTCCCGCCAACAGGATGTTTGCCCGGCCAGCAATTGTGGAAGGCTACGTTACATTGGAACAGCTCCGGTCGACCTTGTGACGATGGGTCATGGTGACCCACCGCCTCGTTACGCATACATGGAAAATGGACTAGAATCTATGCCGATGGTGTCCGGTTCACCGAGGTATCAAGTAATACCTGCTGGACAGAAAAGGAACGGGTATCAAAGCGTGGAAAGTGCCTTCATCGCTAGAACCGCAGTT GTCCCGCCGCTGTCACCGCCGAACAGCGACGCCAACACAACCTTGGCCAGCGGTCTGGAGAAGAACGACAGAAGAAACGCGCCGTTCTTATTGGTCCTGGTTGGAATTCTAACCTGCGGTTTGGCGCTCTACTTGTCGTGGACGCAAGGGAGAAG GTATTACTACGACAGCGCGGCTGGTTGTGGCGCGTGTTGCGCATTGGCAGGCGCTTGCAGAACGTTGAGAAAGACTTGGACAGGACTTGGACTCGCGGGATTGTCGGCCCTCAGTTGCGCAGGCCTTTTGTTGCTCGCCGCCAAATCTCCCAAACCTGGCACACCTCTCCACGACGTCACGGCCGGCGCTTTGTGCGGCGTTTCTTTGCTCGGCGCCGTTCTCGCTCTGCTCGCGCTTCTCTCACCAAGGTGCAATTTAGGCAGACACAGAAGGGTGCATTCTTGGATACCTCGTCTCTCGCCTTGA
- the LOC100577348 gene encoding uncharacterized protein LOC100577348 isoform X3, with translation MAEIPAPVHCYTNPSFCRQSEYIPEDRGGGDLPPPPQFQCGDDLPPPPPPLQLQCNGGQTNPAFQEIGESRRAERCGEAGGGRYGCYLENGNNSAHRRYGSVPFEERRYNQGSRYEYIEDIEERSDVQRRGSLRYPELIPRQQVQQRSAPAANQDDGREPQMPGCRNNSGGRYAVVPGDQDYQDEEAAWSTVKRVSSTRRHINTPQGRYSRVPLQEEEPPALPERNGQELSTSPKNNLATQKLHEILATPRKPPRSRSEERTLSPKRQHSFNQTGRTFSPTRSTPHGTPQNRTFTGGLHTSTPNKEPSARRCLPLLENPSRQQDVCPASNCGRLRYIGTAPVDLVTMGHGDPPPRYAYMENGLESMPMVSGSPRYQVIPAGQKRNGYQSVESAFIARTAVVPPLSPPNSDANTTLASGLEKNDRRNAPFLLVLVGILTCGLALYLSWTQGRRSKFVSRYYYDSAAGCGACCALAGACRTLRKTWTGLGLAGLSALSCAGLLLLAAKSPKPGTPLHDVTAGALCGVSLLGAVLALLALLSPRCNLGRHRRVHSWIPRLSP, from the exons ATGGCGGAAATACCGGCCCCCGTCCACTGTTACACGAATCCCTCGTTTTGCCGTCAATCTGAATACATACCGGAGGATCGGGGCGGCGGCGACCTGCCGCCGCCTCCTCAATTTCAATGCGGCGACGATCTACCACCGCCGCCCCCTCCGTTGCAACTGCAGTGCAACGGCGGCCAGACGAATCCCGCGTTTCAAGAAATCGGCGAGAGCAGAAGGGCGGAGAGGTGCGGGGAGGCGGGCGGAGGCAGATACGGTTGCTACCTCGAAAACGGTAACAACTCGGCGCATCGAAGGTATGGAAGCGTTCCGTTCGAGGAACGCCGGTACAACCAAGGTTCAAGGTACGAGTACATAGAGGATATAGAGGAGAGGAGCGACGTGCAGAGAAGGGGTTCCCTGAGGTACCCCGAGTTGATTCCGCGCCAGCAGGTGCAGCAACGTTCCGCACCGGCGGCCAACCAAGACGACGGGCGGGAACCGCAGATGCCCGGTTGCCGGAACAACAGCGGTGGAAGATACGCCGTTGTACCGGGTGATCAGGATTACCAGGACGAGGAAGCAGCGTGGAGCACGGTGAAGCGCGTATCCTCGACGCGGAGGCATATCAACACGCCGCAAG GGCGTTACAGCAGGGTGCCGTTGCAAGAGGAGGAACCGCCTGCTCTGCCGGAACGAAACGGTCAGGAACTGTCCACCTCGCCCAAGAATAACTTGGCCACGCAAAAATTGCACGAGATATTGGCCACACCCAGGAAGCCACCTCGATCCAGATCCGAGGAGAGGACGTTATCTCCAAAGAGGCAACACTCGTTCAATCAAACCG GTCGAACGTTCAGCCCTACTCGTTCCACGCCGCATGGAACTCCTCAAAATCGTACATTCACCGGGGGGCTTCACACTTCAACCCCGAACAAAGAGCCATCCGCACGAAGATGCCTACCATTATTGGAAAACCCGTCCCGCCAACAGGATGTTTGCCCGGCCAGCAATTGTGGAAGGCTACGTTACATTGGAACAGCTCCGGTCGACCTTGTGACGATGGGTCATGGTGACCCACCGCCTCGTTACGCATACATGGAAAATGGACTAGAATCTATGCCGATGGTGTCCGGTTCACCGAGGTATCAAGTAATACCTGCTGGACAGAAAAGGAACGGGTATCAAAGCGTGGAAAGTGCCTTCATCGCTAGAACCGCAGTT GTCCCGCCGCTGTCACCGCCGAACAGCGACGCCAACACAACCTTGGCCAGCGGTCTGGAGAAGAACGACAGAAGAAACGCGCCGTTCTTATTGGTCCTGGTTGGAATTCTAACCTGCGGTTTGGCGCTCTACTTGTCGTGGACGCAAGGGAGAAG GTCGAAATTCGTTTCCAGGTATTACTACGACAGCGCGGCTGGTTGTGGCGCGTGTTGCGCATTGGCAGGCGCTTGCAGAACGTTGAGAAAGACTTGGACAGGACTTGGACTCGCGGGATTGTCGGCCCTCAGTTGCGCAGGCCTTTTGTTGCTCGCCGCCAAATCTCCCAAACCTGGCACACCTCTCCACGACGTCACGGCCGGCGCTTTGTGCGGCGTTTCTTTGCTCGGCGCCGTTCTCGCTCTGCTCGCGCTTCTCTCACCAAGGTGCAATTTAGGCAGACACAGAAGGGTGCATTCTTGGATACCTCGTCTCTCGCCTTGA
- the LOC100577348 gene encoding uncharacterized protein LOC100577348 isoform X1 — protein sequence MAEIPAPVHCYTNPSFCRQSEYIPEDRGGGDLPPPPQFQCGDDLPPPPPPLQLQCNGGQTNPAFQEIGESRRAERCGEAGGGRYGCYLENGNNSAHRRYGSVPFEERRYNQGSRYEYIEDIEERSDVQRRGSLRYPELIPRQQVQQRSAPAANQDDGREPQMPGCRNNSGGRYAVVPGDQDYQDEEAAWSTVKRVSSTRRHINTPQGRYSRVPLQEEEPPALPERNGQELSTSPKNNLATQKLHEILATPRKPPRSRSEERTLSPKRQHSFNQTGTPQRRALTPAGSPTGRTFSPTRSTPHGTPQNRTFTGGLHTSTPNKEPSARRCLPLLENPSRQQDVCPASNCGRLRYIGTAPVDLVTMGHGDPPPRYAYMENGLESMPMVSGSPRYQVIPAGQKRNGYQSVESAFIARTAVVPPLSPPNSDANTTLASGLEKNDRRNAPFLLVLVGILTCGLALYLSWTQGRRSKFVSRYYYDSAAGCGACCALAGACRTLRKTWTGLGLAGLSALSCAGLLLLAAKSPKPGTPLHDVTAGALCGVSLLGAVLALLALLSPRCNLGRHRRVHSWIPRLSP from the exons ATGGCGGAAATACCGGCCCCCGTCCACTGTTACACGAATCCCTCGTTTTGCCGTCAATCTGAATACATACCGGAGGATCGGGGCGGCGGCGACCTGCCGCCGCCTCCTCAATTTCAATGCGGCGACGATCTACCACCGCCGCCCCCTCCGTTGCAACTGCAGTGCAACGGCGGCCAGACGAATCCCGCGTTTCAAGAAATCGGCGAGAGCAGAAGGGCGGAGAGGTGCGGGGAGGCGGGCGGAGGCAGATACGGTTGCTACCTCGAAAACGGTAACAACTCGGCGCATCGAAGGTATGGAAGCGTTCCGTTCGAGGAACGCCGGTACAACCAAGGTTCAAGGTACGAGTACATAGAGGATATAGAGGAGAGGAGCGACGTGCAGAGAAGGGGTTCCCTGAGGTACCCCGAGTTGATTCCGCGCCAGCAGGTGCAGCAACGTTCCGCACCGGCGGCCAACCAAGACGACGGGCGGGAACCGCAGATGCCCGGTTGCCGGAACAACAGCGGTGGAAGATACGCCGTTGTACCGGGTGATCAGGATTACCAGGACGAGGAAGCAGCGTGGAGCACGGTGAAGCGCGTATCCTCGACGCGGAGGCATATCAACACGCCGCAAG GGCGTTACAGCAGGGTGCCGTTGCAAGAGGAGGAACCGCCTGCTCTGCCGGAACGAAACGGTCAGGAACTGTCCACCTCGCCCAAGAATAACTTGGCCACGCAAAAATTGCACGAGATATTGGCCACACCCAGGAAGCCACCTCGATCCAGATCCGAGGAGAGGACGTTATCTCCAAAGAGGCAACACTCGTTCAATCAAACCGGTACGCCACAAAGAAGAGCCCTCACCCCAGCTGGTTCCCCAACCG GTCGAACGTTCAGCCCTACTCGTTCCACGCCGCATGGAACTCCTCAAAATCGTACATTCACCGGGGGGCTTCACACTTCAACCCCGAACAAAGAGCCATCCGCACGAAGATGCCTACCATTATTGGAAAACCCGTCCCGCCAACAGGATGTTTGCCCGGCCAGCAATTGTGGAAGGCTACGTTACATTGGAACAGCTCCGGTCGACCTTGTGACGATGGGTCATGGTGACCCACCGCCTCGTTACGCATACATGGAAAATGGACTAGAATCTATGCCGATGGTGTCCGGTTCACCGAGGTATCAAGTAATACCTGCTGGACAGAAAAGGAACGGGTATCAAAGCGTGGAAAGTGCCTTCATCGCTAGAACCGCAGTT GTCCCGCCGCTGTCACCGCCGAACAGCGACGCCAACACAACCTTGGCCAGCGGTCTGGAGAAGAACGACAGAAGAAACGCGCCGTTCTTATTGGTCCTGGTTGGAATTCTAACCTGCGGTTTGGCGCTCTACTTGTCGTGGACGCAAGGGAGAAG GTCGAAATTCGTTTCCAGGTATTACTACGACAGCGCGGCTGGTTGTGGCGCGTGTTGCGCATTGGCAGGCGCTTGCAGAACGTTGAGAAAGACTTGGACAGGACTTGGACTCGCGGGATTGTCGGCCCTCAGTTGCGCAGGCCTTTTGTTGCTCGCCGCCAAATCTCCCAAACCTGGCACACCTCTCCACGACGTCACGGCCGGCGCTTTGTGCGGCGTTTCTTTGCTCGGCGCCGTTCTCGCTCTGCTCGCGCTTCTCTCACCAAGGTGCAATTTAGGCAGACACAGAAGGGTGCATTCTTGGATACCTCGTCTCTCGCCTTGA
- the LOC107965415 gene encoding uncharacterized protein LOC107965415 has translation MENVYVIKVRTKPALSSLYPSERRYSASTVGGLSLVHFGLGALSLLLGSLALSLQGPILSVACLVPFVTGLFAWRRWYIDRNIAIFFYASLFSLTAAVLCLIATILDIAAAADSRDPLWSLEKIFDRENHSSRFEQSLSSTNATLSFDDLETTSLDGEDGEKTFRHPTKINSYSPTPGIILDNMSNISGYILRSSTIDPASDGFTDPSTTLDNGNLWKNVTEESLEAMNDNGATVSLLYTDYRKSSHAKILLTVNVLVASLLEAFWSALSARIALRGMMNRLPESSYANGNGKLDENAGKRKAPRPDILDHDRGLSESLQNLTARHNLRNSGPRLPLPESSNEFRERVERFLANQAAHHVAEGSCS, from the coding sequence aTGGAAAACGTGTACGTGATAAAAGTGAGAACGAAACCAGCCCTGTCCTCCCTCTACCCATCGGAGCGGCGTTACTCGGCGTCGACCGTGGGAGGTCTGTCCTTGGTCCATTTCGGTCTGGGCgctctctcccttcttctgGGCAGCCTGGCCCTATCTCTTCAAGGCCCAATCTTATCGGTCGCCTGTTTAGTCCCGTTCGTGACCGGACTGTTCGCGTGGAGAAGATGGTACATAGACAGGAACATCGCAATCTTTTTCTACGCGAGTCTCTTCTCCTTGACGGCGGCCGTCCTCTGCCTCATCGCCACGATACTCGAcatcgccgccgccgccgacAGCAGGGATCCTTTGTGGTCCCTGGAGAAAATTTTCGACCGAGAAAATCATTCTTCTCGCTTCGAGCAATCGTTATCTTCGACCAATGCCACTCTGTCTTTCGACGATCTCGAGACCACCTCGTTGGACGGAGAGGACGGTGAGAAAACGTTCCGTCACCCGACGAAAATCAACTCGTACTCGCCCACGCCTGGAATCATACTCGACAACATGTCCAACATATCCGGATACATCTTGAGAAGCTCGACGATCGATCCTGCGTCGGACGGGTTCACGGATCCGAGCACGACTCTGGATAACGGAAATTTGTGGAAAAATGTCACCGAGGAGTCCTTGGAGGCGATGAACGACAATGGAGCGACTGTGTCGTTGTTGTACACGGATTATCGCAAATCTTCCCacgctaaaattttattaaccgtGAACGTGCTCGTCGCCTCCCTTCTCGAGGCGTTCTGGTCCGCCCTCAGCGCTAGAATAGCCCTTCGAGGGATGATGAATCGTTTGCCGGAATCGAGCTACGCGAACGGAAACGGAAAATTGGATGAGAATGCGGGAAAACGGAAGGCGCCAAGACCGGATATTCTGGACCACGACCGTGGATTGTCCGAAAGCTTGCAAAATTTGACGGCGCGGCACAACCTGAGGAATTCGGGGCCGAGATTGCCGTTGCCGGAATCGAGCAACGAATTCAGAGAAAGAGTGGAAAGATTTCTGGCGAATCAGGCTGCGCATCACGTGGCCGAAGGGTCTTGCTCTTGA
- the LOC410417 gene encoding receptor-type tyrosine-protein phosphatase kappa → MNVTSVSNGTNLLTAITLMLHNINLVANNGILPPPNIDFINETMVRASLSLKDALSSNETTLIPLGYKFVIHKIEDNISYPELKTVENYTKIFDNISTMIGYANDLEPGTTYKIFYMLHMDDNVPIAYSDSKNFTTRCIPTINFHVKIKTTSLILTKDREESLYPCPSNWYDFVFENLETGIQINKGSLIKLSYEFTNLIPYTLYKITISKGATILLFSQQVRTLHEVPSEVRNFRMTLTSSKINLQWDAPLYLNGIIEKYEVVLQVRTYLGCENLKIDPKKNITNYLSTPFTNITFSNLVPYAHYIGKIAACVPFCGPEKQIEFTTKQTDTPTAIYNNLRFQNYTLSWDAPKDCSTISGPVIAKIVVTGISKAVNNFSITIQTAEYSCYLNDALYGAEIYEARIYAIRINTERRNESRYEKLIFITPPKEPPPVKNLEIYEMDLQSMRVRLRWEKPEAPANGEIRYYVVKSCFSSCEVVTKIRPTEYCQLWDKYVCADVEHPVKEIKIYPENANVSPSNASSTALQIVWAKMKPEAPEIFIIEALEKGMVNLTWSHPWKTGGRLEKFVIRAEMISSRLKMQIPRSRKRTVYEYRVEEYRSSYSTKLHLLSSSIYEISIRAVTNTGLHGEEKIGEVSTLLAMAFEKELTMEMSDTDSTILLHIPPILNDTKNSVTNVVIKGSQIACKNYTELSPYLREKMGIKYYEIAWCAAKFPTDTFTDKTFAIGDNKIYGNATNCALKPAESYAIMIVLIDEESSVVNDQMIILEITSIRVGKVKSKRYDEIWIIPIAIFLIVGALVFYFYQRKQKRSLEKITLQDLVHLETESISSSSKQFLNAATASSDKKFLSSCENTTYNGDALCINDVNQREGGMSFVKVKDLEKYVKHAIESGLLDRQYNTLPRGQTKPWEYGKLEQNRGKNRYGNLIAYDENRVILEKLPDDPYSDYINATYIKGYKKEKFYIATQGPKANTIIDFWRMIWQEESYIICMIAKLIEDGKTKCEQYWPDIGKKKRYGDIIVFNAKHAVFADFTFRTLHVTYGDEARKIEHLHYTAWPDHGAPLFTHSVVTYLKKLLATPPGSGPVVVHCSAGVGRTGIVILCDICLRRAAAEGAVNVFSETQAIRNQRINMIDNKQQYLFAHLTLLECLFFLPTSLPYNKDLPINIIELKEQLMIQRDSLEKMTWHDEVLRLSINQTSLSKRNLVKNRFPELALANAGRVYLKRYPSTDEDSDYISAVYVDGVKLQNQYIATQLPLPETFSDFWRMIAEYKVELIIMLQLPDLKDATCCPIVPKREFKPVPYINVRTKEFSTFEYYTLEKLIIVDNSEKPATEQYVTILCSTEWKTGKNQDLPATMSLVTLWQSAQKILKEDSPIVVVCHDGVTGCGLYLALNFLLERMIIEKECDVCFAVRAIRKSRPDFITSLEHMEYLYDAIITYLKYFETYANCT, encoded by the exons ATGAATGTAACGAGTGTATCTAACGGAACAAATCTGTTAACTGCAATAACTCTGATGctgcataatattaatttagtgGCGAATAATGGCATACTTCCACCACCTAATATCGATTTCATTAATGAAACAATGGTCCGCGCGAGTCTTTCACTGAAAGATGCATTATCGTCCAATGAAACAACGTTAATACCTCTTGGTTACAAGTTTGTTAtacat aaaatagaagataatatttcttatccaGAATTGAAAACTGTGGAAAACTATaccaaaatatttgataatatttcaacgatGATTGGATATGCCAACGATTTGGAGCCTGGCACTacttataagatattttacatGCTACACATGGATGATAATGTACCTATAGCCTATAGtgattcgaagaatttcaCGACTCGTTGCATTC caACTATCAATTTtcacgtaaaaataaaaactaccAGTTTAATATTGACGAAGGATCGagaa gAATCCTTGTATCCTTGTCCAAGCAACTGGTACGACTTCGTGTTCGAGAATCTGGAAACAGGCATTCAAATTAACAAAGGAAGTTTAATTAAACTGTCATACGAATTTACAAATCTCATACCTTATACCTTGTACAAAATTACAATCAGCAAAGGAGCAACGATACTATTATTCTCGCAACAAGTTCGAACTCTTCACGAAG TGCCATCGGAAGTAAGGAATTTCAGAATGACACTGACATCGTCGAAAATCAATTTGCAGTGGGACGCTCCTTTATATCTGAATGGGATCATAGAAAAATACGAAGTTGTATTACAG GTTCGAACGTATCTTGgttgtgaaaatttaaagattgacccaaagaaaaatattactaattacCTTTCAACTCCGTTCACCAATATCACATTTTCAAACTTAGTCCCTTATGCAcattatattggaaaaattgcagCCTGCGTCCCTTTTTGTGGACCTGAGAAACAAATTGAATTCACTACAAAACAAACag ACACTCCAACCGcgatatataacaatttaagatttcaaaattacacATTGTCGTGGGACGCGCCTAAAGATTGCTCGACAATTTCTGGCCCCGTAATTGCAAAAATCGTTGTCACTGGTATTAGCAAAGCGGTGAACAATTTTAGCATCACGATCCAAACAGCAGAATATTCTTGCTATTTGAACGACGCGTTGTATGGGGCTGAAATATACGAAGCGCGAATTTACGCCATCAGAATTAACACCGAGAGGCGCAATGAATCGCGATATGAGAAGCTAATATTCATTACTCCTCCGAAAG AACCACCTCCTGTGAAGAACTTAGAGATTTATGAAATGGACTTGCAATCGATGAGAGTACGCTTGAGATGGGAAAAACCAGAAGCACCTGCGAACGGAGAAATAAGATATTACGTAGTGAAAAGTTGTTTTTCGAGTTGCGAGGTTGTAACGAAGATACGGCCAACCGAGTATTGCCAATTATGGGATAAATATGTCTGCGCGGATGTTGAACATCCAGTCAAAGAAATCAAG ATATATCCTGAGAACGCAAACGTTTCACCGTCCAACGCGTCGTCGACGGCATTGCAAATTGTTTGGGCGAAGATGAAACCGGAAGCgccagaaatttttatcatcgaggCTCTCGAAAAAGGGATGGTGAATCTAACGTGGTCTCACCCTTGGAAGACGGGTGGACGTCTCGAGAAATTCGTGATAAGGGCAGAAATGATATCGTCGCGTCTCAAAATGCAAATTCCACGGTCACGGAAACGCACGGTTTACGAATATCGAGTCGAAGAGTATCGATCGAGTTACAGTACGAAATTACACTTATTGTCCTCGTCCATTTACGAAATTTCCATTCGAGCAGTGACAAATACAGGATTACACGGGGAGGAGAAAATTGGAGAAGTGAGCACGCTTTTGGCAATGGCATTCGAGAAAGAGTTGACAATGGAAATGAGCGACACGGACTCGACGATATTGTTGCACATTCCCCCCATTCTGAACGACACGAAAAACAGTGTAACAAATGTTGTTATAAAAGGTAGCCAAATTGCTTGCAAGAATTACACGGAATTGAGCCCCTATCTGCGCGAGAAAATGGGTATCAAATATTACGAGATCGCGTGGTGTGCAGCCAAGTTTCCT ACTGATACATTCACTGATAAAACATTCGCAATAGGCGATAACAAGATTTACGGTAATGCCACGAATTGCGCGCTAAAACCGGCCGAGTCCTACGCAATAATGATAGTATTGATCGACGAAGAATCATCTGTCGTCAACGATCAGATGATAATCTTGGAGATAACGTCAATTCGCGTTGGCAAAGTAAAGTCGAAACGATACGACGAAATTTGGATCATTCCTATCGCGATATTTCTTATCGTTGGGGCTCtagttttttacttttatcaaaG AAAGCAAAAAAGATCTTTGGAAAAGATCACGCTACAAGATTTGGTTCATCTTGAAACAGAATCGATATCGTCGAgttctaaacaatttttaaacgcCGCTACTGCCTCGTCggataaaaagtttctttcatCGTGTGAGAATACGACTTACAACGGAGACGCGTTATGCATTAATGATGTTAATCAACGGGAAGGAGGAATGTCGTTTGTAAAAGTGAAAGACTTGGAGAAATACGTAAAGCATGCGATCGAGTCTGGATTACTCGATAGGCAGTATAAT ACACTGCCACGAGGACAAACGAAACCATGGGAATACGGAAAGTTGGAACAAAACAGAGGGAAGAATAGATATGGAAATCTCATAGCCT ACGATGAAAATCGTGTGATACTAGAGAAACTTCCGGATGACCCTTATTCAGATTACATTAACGCTACTTACATCAAG ggctataaaaaggagaaattttaCATAGCTACGCAAGGTCCGAAAGCTAATACGATCATCGATTTTTGGAGAATGATCTGGCAAGAAGAAAGTTACATCATTTGCATGATCGCGAAATTGATCGAAGATGGAAag aCAAAATGCGAACAATATTGGCCCGAtattggaaagaagaaaagatacggagatataattgttttcaatGCGAAACACGCCGTGTTTGCAGATTTTACGTTTCGTACTTTACACGTGACTTATGGAGACGAAGCTCGAAAA atcGAGCATTTACACTACACAGCATGGCCGGATCATGGCGCACCGTTGTTCACGCATTCTGTGGTAACGTATTTAAAGAAACTCTTGGCAACACCACCCGGAAGTGGACCAGTCGTGGTCCACTGCAGTGCAGGTGTTGGGAGAACtggaattgtaattttatgtgACATTTGCCTTCGACGCGCCGCGGCAGAAGGg GCGGTGAACGTGTTCTCCGAAACCCAAGCAATTAGAAATCAAAGGATTAATATGATAGATAACAAACAACAGTATCTATTTGCACATTTGACGCTCCtagaatgtttattttttcttccaacaTCTTTACCATATAATAAAGATCTACCTATCAATATTATAGAGCTTAAAGAACAATTGATGATTCAACGAGACag tctAGAAAAAATGACCTGGCACGATGAAGTTCTTCGATTATCCATCAATCAAACATCCCTATCAAAACGCAACCTTGTTAAAAACAGATTTCCAGAATTAGCATTAG CGAATGCAGGCagagtatatttaaaaagatatccgTCGACAGACGAAGACAGCGACTACATATCCGCAGTTTACGTAGATGGTGTAAAATTACAGAATCAATATATAGCAACGCAATTACCATTACCTGAAACATTTAGCGATTTCTGGAGAATGATTGCTGAGTATAAAGTGGAACTTATCATTATGTTACAACTACCAGATTTAAAAGATGCG ACGTGTTGTCCTATTGTTCCAAAGAGAGAATTTAAACCTGTACCATATATAAATGTTCGAACGAAAGAATTCTCAACATTTGAATACTATACGTTAGAGAAACTGATAATCGTCGACAATTCAGAG AAACCTGCTACAGAACAATACGTAACAATTTTATGTTCCACGGAATGGAAAACTGGTAAAAATCAAGATTTACCTGCGACTATGTCATTAGTAACATTATGGCAATCAGcacaaaaaattctgaaagaaGACAGTCCTATCGTCGTTGTCTGCCA CGATGGTGTAACTGGCTGTGGACTTTATTTAgccttaaattttcttttggaaagaatgattattgaaaaagaatgcgATGTTTGCTTTGCAGTTCGCGCGATAAGAAAATCAAGGCCTGATTTTATCACATCTttg GAACACATGGAATATCTATATGATGCAATCATaacgtatttaaaatatttcgaaacttATGCAAATTGCACGTAA